Part of the bacterium genome is shown below.
CCTGCGGGATCGGCGTCGCGGTCGGGCTGACGTCGGCGTACTACGGCGGTCTCCTAGACCTGGGATTGATGCGCCTGATCGATTTGATGCTCGCCTTCCCCGGGATTCTTCTGGCCCTCGCCATCGTCGCGGTTCTCGGCCCGGGGTTGACCAACGCCATGATCGCCGTCGGCATCACCGGCATCCCGTCGTACGCTCGGGTGATCCGAGGCGCCGTGCTTCAAGCCAAGGCCTTTCTCTACGTCGACGCGGCCCGTGCCGTAGGGGTGCCATCGCCCGTGATTCTGGTGCGTCACCTGCTGCCGAACGTCGCGGCCCCGATCATCGTGCTCTCGACGTTGAACATGGCCGCGGCGATCCTCACCGCGGCGTCGCTGAGTTTCCTGGGGCTGGGCGCGCAGCCTCCGCAGCCAGAGTGGGGCGCCCTGCTCAACGCAGGTCGGAATTGGCTGCAGCGCGCGTGGTGGCTGACCACGTTCCCGGGCCTCGCGATCATGGTGACCGTACTCGCGATCAATACGCTTGGAGACGGCCTCCGCGACATCCTAGATCCCAGGCTTAGAGGGTAAGCGAGGAGCACGATGGCCCACGACGATGGAGAAGCGCGGCAGATAGGGCCCGACGGCCAGACTTGAACGATGACCTGCGCATTACGAACTTGTTGATAGTCTTCCTCAAGGAAACGAGTGATAGCAGGCTCGTCAAATCATCGATGACTGGCCACCACTATTGGGCTAAGCCAGAACCTCACGAGTGCGGGAAAGTAAGTAAGAGCGGCGATGAAGAGCCAGATGATGGCGACGGGCCGAAAGATGTCTCCCTTTAGGAACGGGAACATACGGAGCACCTGGCGTCTATGGTGCGTGCCGAGAACGTACGCGATCCCAGCGGCAGGGCCGAAGAGCAGAATACCGACCA
Proteins encoded:
- a CDS encoding ABC transporter permease — translated: MPPLSSGAWDTAWRRVRRHPHMVVGGSVFLALVLVAVAAPLVAGTDLYLMKPQDALWPPSQQHWFGTDEFGRDLFTRIVHGARLSLSVGLVAVGIACGIGVAVGLTSAYYGGLLDLGLMRLIDLMLAFPGILLALAIVAVLGPGLTNAMIAVGITGIPSYARVIRGAVLQAKAFLYVDAARAVGVPSPVILVRHLLPNVAAPIIVLSTLNMAAAILTAASLSFLGLGAQPPQPEWGALLNAGRNWLQRAWWLTTFPGLAIMVTVLAINTLGDGLRDILDPRLRG